GCACAGACTACAATAAACTTAACTTTTCTGAACATCATTTTTACTTTTATTTAACAATTCAAAAATAGGATTTTTTTTGTCTTATTCAAAAGTTTAACTACTCATTTTAAGTACCTGAACGTTAAAGTGTAGGGTAGATAAAATTCCGCAAGTGCCTTTGATAATCAAACCATTCGTTTTTATTTCAAAAAAATTGAAACCTAAATGGCTCCAAGTAAACTTCTACTTAAAAGATAACTTCTCCGTAAAGTGATTTTCCTTTAACTACAAACTCAGCTTCTTTAATAATATTCTGGCTCTTTTTTACACGAATTTGAAGTTTAGATTCTTCATTTTCACTTGAAGCGAATACCATAACTGTAATTTTTTGTTTTACTGTTTTCTTGAAGTCTTTTGTCCATTCTCTTTTCCCTCCAAACTCATCTTTAATGAATGTACTAACTTCTTTTCCTTCAATTGTAGCCACTTCAATACGTTGAAATTCTACATCCCTTGTTCCTGCAACCTCTACCACATACTCCTCATTCGAAACTCGATATCCCGTTCCTGATGTTTTAGTGGAGGTTGAACTATCATCAGAACTACAAGCTGAAGCACTTATAGCTATCATTGCGCAAACTAAAAAAAACTTAACTTTTCTGAACATTGTTTTTTACTTTTATTTAACAACTCAAAAGTATACGTTTTTTTGAATTATACAAAAAATACCGAATTTTTTATTTACAAAAACAATTATAATCAACAAAAACAAAAGGATAAGCAATTAAATTATCAAATAAAAACATAAAAAACATATTACAAAGCAATATGTCTTTTTATTTTCATCAAATCACAAAGTGTTTAGGACGGATTTTCCCATTCAAAAGATGAAACTTTAGAGTTAAAAAAAAGGATGTCGTTAAGAGACATCCTTTTTTTTAACTTAATTATATTTATTCGCTTCTTCTTGTATTTTTCGCTCGAGTTCTGCTTCAAACTCTTCCATCACTGGCTTTACCGTACTCTCAGGTAAATCGGCAATTTTGATATACATTAATCCATCTATCGCATTATTGAATAAAGGATCCACATTGAATGCAATTACTTTTGCATTTTGCTTGATGTACTTCTTAATCAATACGGGTACTCTCAATTTTGCAGGCTCTACATCTTCGATAATCTTATCAAATTTATTTAAGTCTGATTCCGTTTCATTAAAAATCAAATCCTTATCAGCATCTTTTAAGTTTACCTTATATTCCATCTTAGGTGTAACATATTGTGCAATAAAAGGATCAAAATAATGCGAGCGCATGAATTCAATCATCAACGACTTAGAAAAATCAGAAAATTGATTACTGATACTCACCCCTCCGATTAAATACTGATGTTCTGGAAAACGCAAAGTGGTATGTACAATCCCCTTCCAAAGGAGAAACAAAGGCATTGGCTTTTGCTGGTATTCTTTGACAATAAACGCGCGTCCCATTTCAATTGATTGCGCCATCATCGGGTAAAGTTCTGATTCAAAACGAAACAATTCGTTCAAATAAAACCCGTTAATCCCATATTTCTTGTAGATCTCGGATCCCAATCCCATGCGATACGCTCCACATATTTGTTCTGCTTCGCTATCCCATAAGAACATGTGATGATAATACTTATCATATTGATCTAAATCTAGCTCATTATTTGTTCCTTCTCCCACTTCGCGAAACGTAACCTCTCGAAGTCGACCAAGCTCTAATAATATTGTTGGAATCAAATCGGATTTACACAAGAACACTTCATAATTTTTGCTTTGCAGCAATCGAAAGTCTTTTTCACGTAAAACTTCTATTTCTTGTTTGATCCTATCTAGGGGTTGTGGAGGGACAATGTCCTTTACCATCTTTGGAAATTTAAAATTAAAAGACGGAACTTTAATCCACTTTTGGGAGTCTTCGTCTTTATAAGCGTTAGATAACAAATACGTTTTAAAACGCAAAAAGTTACCATAATCACTTAAATCATAATGTTCATTTTGTTCCTCAACCGATATTGGACGACCGATGCGAATCTTGATTACGCGATCTTTTTGTGTCAATAGCTCTGAAGGCAACTTCGCTGTGCGCAAAGTTGGATTAATCTGCGATAAAAAGTAAAATAATTTACTGTTTTTCGCATGAAAATAAATAGGTACTACAGGTACATTCGCTTTTTTAATCAGCTTAATAGCTCCCTCTTCCCACGGTTTATCAACCACCAATCGATCATCCTTATAAGTAGACACCTCCCCCGCAGGAAATATCCCTAGTGGTTTGCCATCACTTAAATGTCGCAATGTATCTTTTAATCCCAATACACTTGACTTCACATCCTTGTTATTCTCAAATGGATTAACAGGCATGATATAAGGCTTCAAAGGCTCAATACGATGCAATAAAAAGTTGGCAATAATCTTAAAATTAGGATCATGCTCCAACATTAATTTTAGAAGTAAAATTCCATCAATTCCACCCAATGGATGATTAGAAATGGTAATATACGGTCCTTTTTTAGGCAATCGTTTTAATTCCTCTGGATCTATTTGAAATTCAATCTGAAACTCTTCTAGAATAGAATTTAAAAACTCTAATTCTTCTAAATGTTTATTTCTATCGTAAATCTTATTTAATGTGGTAACCTTAAGCGTCTTCATAAGCAACCACCCCGTAAAAGTACCCAAGATACCATACTTGTCCACGTTTATCGCCTTCGCTACTTCCTTAGCTGTTACTAACCCCATCAATTTGAAAATTTAAGTAAGACAAATATACTAAAATCTTTAGGTAATCTATTTTATTTTATCATCCTCGACTGCATATCCCTAGCATTGTCAAAGATATTGACCTAAATAACTGATTAAAAAAAAGATATATGCTGTAAAAATTATTTATTCTTCTTTACTATCATCCGATACAAATATTTCATTTTTTATCTTTTTTAACTATAAATACAGTAAAACCCAATCTAGGCAATCAACAACAAGACTGGTTCTATGTTGAACAGGTTTAGAATGCTAATTAAAAATTAAAAACGCAACTCTCCTTTTCTTTTCACGCATCGGAATGTTTATTTTTTCTACTTTTGATTTTCATACAAAAACCAGGCATAATGAAAAAAATTATATCCTATAATGTAAATGGAATTCGTGCAGCAATCAAAAAAGGGCTTTTAGAATGGATGCAAGAAGAGAATGCTGATATCATTTGCTTACAGGAAACCAAAGCGAAAGAAGATCAAGTCCCAACAGATGAAATTACTTTAGCAGGGTATCCTTATCAATACTATTTTTCTGCTCAAAAAGCGGGGTATAGTGGTGTAGCTATTTTTTGCAAGGAAAAACCCAACCATATTACGTATGGAACAGGTATTGACTATATGGATTTTGAAGGAAGAAATCTACGTGTAGATTTTGATACATTTTCTGTCATGTCGTTGTATTTGCCTTCAGCCTCTAATATTGATCGACTAGATTTCAAATATCAATACATGGACGATTTCTTTACCTATATTACGGAGCTTAAAAAAGAAATTCCCAACTTAATTATCTGTGGCGATTACAACATCTGTCACAAAGCCATTGATATCCACGATCCAATTCGCAATGCAAAAGTTTCGGGATTCTTACCGGAAGAAAGAGCTTGGGTAGATAAATTTGTTGATCACGGATTCATTGACAGTTTCCGTGTGTTTCATACAGAACCTCATCAATATAGCTGGTGGACGTATCGTGCAAATGCGAGAAACAACAACAAGGGATGGAGAATCGACTACAATATGGTTGCAGAGCCGATGAAAGACCGAATTCTAGGGGCTTCTATATTGCAAGAGGTAAAACACTCTGATCATTGCCCTATTGTCGTAGAAATTAAAGCTTAAACTCAACCTAAAAATTTATCCTTATGATAAAAAGACTGTCCATCGGTTTATTAACGTTAACGCTACTATCCTCTTGTGTAACAAGAAGACTCTACAATGAACTTGACCAAGATTATCAAATGACCTTGGATGATAACCAACGCTTAGCGGACGAGTTAGCTACGCTCAATAGTTCCATGAGTGATTTGGAGCAGGCTAAAAAGCAATTGGCTCAACAACTAAAAGACTTACAACAAGAACGTCAAAATTTGAATGCAGAGATTTCAGCAGCTCAAAATAGATTACAAGACTTGCAGCATTCTTATACCAATCTAGAAAAACACAGTGAGGAATCACTACAAGCAGAAGCGGCAAGACTAGCAAAGGCAAAAGCAGAACTAGATTTAAAATCTAAACGTGTGCAAGAGCTTGAAGGTATTTTGGCGGCGAATGACAAACAAATGAAAGCGCTAAAAGATAACTTATCGCAAGCTTTAAATGCATTTGAAGGAAGGGGATTAACCATTGAACAGAAAAACGGTAAAGTATATGTTTCCATGGAAAATAAACTACTTTTCAAATCGGGTAGTTGGTCTGTCAACGATGAAGGTCGAAATGCAGTAGTAGAATTAGGTAAAGTACTCGCTACGAACCCTGATATTTCTGTCTTGATTGAAGGGCATACTGACAATGATAAAGTTTTGGGTAATTTAGGTGATGGGGTTCAAAATAACTGGGATTTATCAACCAAACGTGCATTAGCCATTGTTTCTATTTTAACGGAGAATACGTCAATCGACAAAAAAAATCTTACCGCAGCTGGACGAAGTGAATACGCACCTCTTATGAGCAATAGTACGACCGAAGGAAAAGCTAAAAATAGACGTATTGAGGTCATTCTTACGCCTAACCTAGATAAGATTAATGATATGCTAAACCAATTATAATGGATATTCAAAAAGCTCTATAATTAAATTTATAGAGCTTTTTTTAAAACAACAGCACTTTCTTTTAGTTATTTGCCATAGCCTTAACATAAAAAGCGTTTTTTATTGTTTATCTTGCATAATCACATTCAAACACATCCAAATACAATGTATTTTCTATCCCTTGATCCAAAGGACATCAACGATATTATTAATTTGAGTGATTTAAATATCATTTACAAATGGTTTTTTGATTCCCTCCATTTTTTACAACTAAACGAACAAGAAACTCATGTTGTCACCACAGGTGTGCTGCTTTTAGCCTTTTCACTCTGTATGGTTATACTCGATTACATCTTAAAAAACATCGTGATTGTCATCGCAAGGAAATATGCTGCCACAAGCAAAACCCAATTAGATGATATCATAATAAACAATAAGGTTCTGCACAATATCACGCATTTGATTCCCGTAACCTTAGCGCGTATTCTATTCCCTATCTTTTTCATCGGATTTCCCAATGTCATTAACTTTGTACTATCCCTAACCAATATTTTATTTGTAGTGGTTGTAACTTTGCTTTTGCGTTCTTTGATTCGATCTAGTAGAGATTATGCCCGAACAAAACCACGATTAGCTGATAAACCCATTGATAGTTATTCTCAGGTATCAAGTATTATTTTATACTTTTTCTCTGCTATCATTATCTTTTCTATTATTACAGGAAAAGACCCCGTTACTTTTCTAGTATCCTTAGGAGCAGCATCTGCTATTCTTATGTTGGTGTTTAAAGATACCATCATGGGGTTTGTAGCGAGTATACAAGTTTCTACCAACGATATGGTTCGCGTAGGAGATTGGATTGAAATGGCCAAATTTGGTGCGGATGGAACGGTATTGGAAATCAACCTAAGTACCGTAAAAGTTCAAAATTTCGATAAGACTATTACGACAATCCCAACCTATTTATTGATTAGCGATTCGTTTAAGAACTACCGCGGCATGCAAAATTCAGGAGGACGACGAATCAAACGAAGTATCAACATCAAAATGTCGTCGATTCGATTTTTAGAACCTCATGAAATCAATGAATTGAAAAAGATTCAACTACTTAAACCTTATATAGAGGAAAGACAAAAAGAAATTGAGGAGTATAATATCAGCACTAATGCTGATCAATCCATGCCTGTGAATGGACGTCGTATGACGAATATTGGTTTATTTAGAGCATACGTATTACGCTATGCACAACAAAATCAAAATATTCACAAAGAATACCATTTAATGGTGCGTCACTTACAACCAACAGAACATGGTTTACCTATTGAACTCTATATGTTTACGAATAGTACTGTTTGGGCTTTTTATGAAACTGTCATGGCTGATATCTTTGACCATGTCTTAGCGGCTATCGATTACTTCCATTTAGAGGTATTCGAATTACCTTCTTCTGATGACGTTCGACAATTCATCGCCAACAGCAATGACTTATCTAAAAACCCACATCAACCATAACAAAGTAGATCCAATAGTTGCAATCACTTTGCTTGCAACTATTGGTCTAACTTATTGATTATTTTCTCTATTTTCTCTTCTGTTGATGTAAGTTTTTTCTTACAAAAAACAATCAACTGAGAAGCGCGTTCTACTTTTTCAGCTAATTCATCTACTGTAACTTCATCGTTTTTTAATGCCGTAAGAATCTGATCTAATTCTGCTGCGGCTTTTTCATATGTAAGTTTCTCCATGCTGTTACTTCTTCTATGCTTGCTAGCGTAATTTTATATTGTTTATTATATAAGGTCAATTCTAATTCATCTCCTTGAGATAAAACGGTCTGTTCCGTCACTACCACTCCTTGATGTCGGATTATCGCAAACCCTCTCTTCAACAGATGCTCCATATCATATAAAGACAATAAGGCTTTCGTTTGCGTCAATTGAAGATTCACTCGCGTTAAGGTATGTCGCACTTGAGTCGTTATCATCTCCTGTAAAAGGTGAA
The window above is part of the Myroides odoratus DSM 2801 genome. Proteins encoded here:
- a CDS encoding OmpA/MotB family protein encodes the protein MIKRLSIGLLTLTLLSSCVTRRLYNELDQDYQMTLDDNQRLADELATLNSSMSDLEQAKKQLAQQLKDLQQERQNLNAEISAAQNRLQDLQHSYTNLEKHSEESLQAEAARLAKAKAELDLKSKRVQELEGILAANDKQMKALKDNLSQALNAFEGRGLTIEQKNGKVYVSMENKLLFKSGSWSVNDEGRNAVVELGKVLATNPDISVLIEGHTDNDKVLGNLGDGVQNNWDLSTKRALAIVSILTENTSIDKKNLTAAGRSEYAPLMSNSTTEGKAKNRRIEVILTPNLDKINDMLNQL
- the xseB gene encoding exodeoxyribonuclease VII small subunit, whose product is MEKLTYEKAAAELDQILTALKNDEVTVDELAEKVERASQLIVFCKKKLTSTEEKIEKIINKLDQ
- a CDS encoding GNAT family N-acyltransferase, which produces MGLVTAKEVAKAINVDKYGILGTFTGWLLMKTLKVTTLNKIYDRNKHLEELEFLNSILEEFQIEFQIDPEELKRLPKKGPYITISNHPLGGIDGILLLKLMLEHDPNFKIIANFLLHRIEPLKPYIMPVNPFENNKDVKSSVLGLKDTLRHLSDGKPLGIFPAGEVSTYKDDRLVVDKPWEEGAIKLIKKANVPVVPIYFHAKNSKLFYFLSQINPTLRTAKLPSELLTQKDRVIKIRIGRPISVEEQNEHYDLSDYGNFLRFKTYLLSNAYKDEDSQKWIKVPSFNFKFPKMVKDIVPPQPLDRIKQEIEVLREKDFRLLQSKNYEVFLCKSDLIPTILLELGRLREVTFREVGEGTNNELDLDQYDKYYHHMFLWDSEAEQICGAYRMGLGSEIYKKYGINGFYLNELFRFESELYPMMAQSIEMGRAFIVKEYQQKPMPLFLLWKGIVHTTLRFPEHQYLIGGVSISNQFSDFSKSLMIEFMRSHYFDPFIAQYVTPKMEYKVNLKDADKDLIFNETESDLNKFDKIIEDVEPAKLRVPVLIKKYIKQNAKVIAFNVDPLFNNAIDGLMYIKIADLPESTVKPVMEEFEAELERKIQEEANKYN
- a CDS encoding mechanosensitive ion channel family protein — protein: MYFLSLDPKDINDIINLSDLNIIYKWFFDSLHFLQLNEQETHVVTTGVLLLAFSLCMVILDYILKNIVIVIARKYAATSKTQLDDIIINNKVLHNITHLIPVTLARILFPIFFIGFPNVINFVLSLTNILFVVVVTLLLRSLIRSSRDYARTKPRLADKPIDSYSQVSSIILYFFSAIIIFSIITGKDPVTFLVSLGAASAILMLVFKDTIMGFVASIQVSTNDMVRVGDWIEMAKFGADGTVLEINLSTVKVQNFDKTITTIPTYLLISDSFKNYRGMQNSGGRRIKRSINIKMSSIRFLEPHEINELKKIQLLKPYIEERQKEIEEYNISTNADQSMPVNGRRMTNIGLFRAYVLRYAQQNQNIHKEYHLMVRHLQPTEHGLPIELYMFTNSTVWAFYETVMADIFDHVLAAIDYFHLEVFELPSSDDVRQFIANSNDLSKNPHQP
- a CDS encoding exodeoxyribonuclease III, whose protein sequence is MKKIISYNVNGIRAAIKKGLLEWMQEENADIICLQETKAKEDQVPTDEITLAGYPYQYYFSAQKAGYSGVAIFCKEKPNHITYGTGIDYMDFEGRNLRVDFDTFSVMSLYLPSASNIDRLDFKYQYMDDFFTYITELKKEIPNLIICGDYNICHKAIDIHDPIRNAKVSGFLPEERAWVDKFVDHGFIDSFRVFHTEPHQYSWWTYRANARNNNKGWRIDYNMVAEPMKDRILGASILQEVKHSDHCPIVVEIKA